In Nicotiana tabacum cultivar K326 chromosome 17, ASM71507v2, whole genome shotgun sequence, one DNA window encodes the following:
- the LOC142171856 gene encoding uncharacterized protein LOC142171856, protein MYKVPMKAVIRTVCQKKVCISLWDTQLLHKCENAWKKTYVHATKDEKFRSKQQLQTIKLGSRTIDEYLKEFKGIYDGLAAIHKHVDDDSKVINFARGLGTKYKMFRTVILGKEPYPTMSQLVTYLSGFNLRKDEGDDSQQMNHNMTFAAKRTYNNKDIGNFSNKRAPEDLPQALATFNVDSQNGGDNAHYMDYGVRTHMTNNIGNLSNLKPYSGNNIIVLGNGQELDITHIGKRTISGVRMSEVLVVPKLKKNLLSVSKITRDNCCYTEFDESSFVVKDKRTRKQMARGTKEKRYMP, encoded by the exons ATGTATAAGGTACCAATGAAAGCAGTTATAAGGACAGTG TGTCAGAAAAAAGTATGTATCTCATTGTGGGATACACAACTGCTACACAAATGTGAGAATGCCTGGAAAAAAACATATGTGCATGCAACAAAGGACGAAAAATTCCGATCGAAGCAACAACTTCAAACTATCAAGCTTGGAAGTAGAACCATTGATGAGTATTTGAAGGAATTCAAAGGCATTTACGATGGCTTGGCTGCCATACACAAGCATGTCGATGATGATAGTAAGGTAATTAACTTTGCTAGAGGTTTGGGTACTAAATACAAAATGTTTAGGACTGTAATCCTTGGCAAAGAACCTTATCCAACTATGAGTCAGTTGGTCACTTACCTAAGCGGCTTTAATCTCAGAAAGGATGAAGGAGACGATTCACAACAAATGAATCATAATATGACATTTGCTGCAAAAAGGACATACAACAACAAAGATATAGGAAACTTCTCAAACAAGAGAG CACCAGAAGATCTTCCACAGGCCCTTGCTACATTCAATGTGGATAGTCAAAATGGTGGAGATAATGCTCACTATATGGATTATGGGGTAAGAACTCACATGACCAATAATATAGGTAACTTATCCAACCTTAAACCTTATAGTGGGaataatataattgtattagGAAATGGACAAGAACTAGATATCACACATATTGGAAAAAGAACAATTTCTGGTGTAAGGATGAGTGAAGTTCTAGTAGTCCCTAAACTCAAAAAGAATTTGTTATCAGTAAGTAAAATTACTAGAGATAATTGCTGCTACACTGAGTTTGATGAATCATCTTTTGTTGTAAAGGACAAGAGGACAAGGAAACAGATGGCCAGAGGTACTAAAGAGAAGAGATATATGCCTTGA